The stretch of DNA ATCCTCGTCACCGCGTATTCGCTGGCGCGCTCCTCGCCGTATTCGGCCCCGCGCGCGGGATTGGTCGCGGTGGGCACCGCGGTGCTGCTGCCGTTCATCACGTTGATCGAACCGGCCCGGGACACGATCAACTACGGGCAGATCAACCTGGTGCTGATGGCGCTGGTCGCCGCGGACTGCCTGCTGCCGCGCACCCGCTGGCCGCGCGGGCTGCTGGTCGGGATCGCGGCGGCCGTCAAGCTCACCCCGCTCGGGTTCCTGCTGCTGTTCCTGCTGCGCAAGGACTTCCGGGCGTTGTCCATCTCGGCGTGCACGTTCGCCGCGACGGTGCTGGTGGGGTTGCTGGCCGCGCCGAACGACTCGGCGGACTGGTGGCTCAGCGAGATGTGGTCCACCGGCGAGGACATGGGCGCGGTCTACGCGGGCAACCTGACGCTGCGCAGCCTGCTGGCCAAGCAGGACATCACCGGCGGTGCGCTGGACGGGCTGTGGATCGGCGGCTCGGTGCTGCTGCTGGTGCTGGCCGTGCTCGGAATGCGCTACGCGCTGACCACGCGCAACACCCCGCTGGCACTGATGATCAACGCGATCCTGGTGCTGCTGATCTCGCCGATCTCCTGGTCGCACCACTGGGTCTGGGCGGCGCCGACGCTGGCCCTGCTGTTCGCGATGGCGCTGCGGCACCGCTGGTACGGAGTGCAGCTGTCGGTGCTGTTCGCGACGCTGGTGGTGCTGATCGGGCCGCAGTGGTACTTGCCCTACACCGACGACAAGGAACTGAACTGGACGTTCTCGCAGCAGGTGGTCGGCAACGCCTACACGCTGTTCGGCATCGGTTTCCTGATCGCCGCAACGGTCGCGTTCTTCCTGCACCGCGATCGCGCGGCCACCCCGGCTCGGCCCGAGCCCGCCGCCGTGGCGGGCCCGGGAAGTTGATCCGCGGTCAGTTCGTCCACCAGCGCTCCAGGACCTGCGCGACGCCGTCCTGGCTGTTGCAGGTGGTGATTTCGTCGGCCACCTCCAGCACACCGGGATGGGCGTTGCGCATGGCGACGCCGTGACCGACCCAGTCCAGCATCGGAATGTCGTTGGGCATGTCGCCGAAGCCGATCACCGCATCCTGCTCGACGTCGAGCTCGCCCGCCACGAACGCCAGCCCGCTGGCCTTGTCCACCCCCGGCGAGGACAGCTCGACCGGACCGCCTCCGATCGAGCAGGTCAGGCACAGCCGGGAACCGAGCACGTCGTGCACCGCGGGAGCCATGTCCGCGCCCCGGTGCTGCTCGTGCAGCACCATCAGCTTCGCCGCGGGCCGGTCGAACAGCTCGTCCGCGCCGGTCACCCGGATGTCCCGGTTCGGCCACACGCGGTGGAACCCCGCCTCCGCGAGGAATTGATCGTCCACCCGGTCCCGGGCGCGCTCGGTGGAGCGCTCCACCGCGAACGTGCAGCCGGGCAACGCGTCCCGCAGCTCCCGTGCCGCGTCGCGCAGCCGTTCGGGCGGGATGTCGGTGCTGTGCAGCACGCGGTCGGCCTCGGCGTCGTAGATGACCGCGCCGTTGGAGCAGACGGCCACGCCCGCGACGCCGAGCCCGTCCACGATCTGCGGCACCCAGCGCGGCGGCCTTCCGGTCACGAGTACGAAAGGGGTGTCCGCCGCGACCGCGCGCACGGTGCGCGCGGTCCGCTCGCTCACTCGCACCGACGGGTCCAGCAGGGTGCCGTCCAGATCGGATGCGACAAGATCCGGTTTGTTCACGCGATCATGCTGGCGAGCCGCAGGTCAGCATTGGTCCGGATTAATCTGTCTTCACCTGAGCGTGTGGATCTTTCCTGAATTGGGCGAAACCGGATCGAGTTGTGTGCCGGGCCGCGCGGCACGGACCGCATCGGGTCGAACACATCTGGGTAGTACCGATACGGTCATCGATGTGCGCGTTGGGATTGTGATACTGCCCGAACACCGGTGGTGGGCCGCGGAACCGCTGTGGCGGATGGCCGAGGAATACGGCTTCGCCCACGCCTGGACCTACGACCACCTCGGCTGGCGATCGCTGGTCGACAAACCCTGGTTCGACGCGGTGCCCACGCTCACCGCAGCGGCCACGGTCACCTCCAACATCCGGTTGGGCACGCTGGTCGCCTCGCCCAACTTCCGGCATCCGGTGCACTTCGCCCGGGAGGTGCTCGCGCTCGACGACGTCTCCGACGGGCGGATCACGCTGGGCATCGGTGCGGGCGGTCCCGGTTTCGACACGACGGTGCTCGGCGGGGCGCAACCGGACGCGGGCACCCGCGTGGACCGGTTCGCGGAATTCGTGGAGCTGCTGGACAAGATCCTCACGCAGGACTGCACCACCTGGTACGGCGAGCACTACACGGCGGTGGAAGCGCGCCGGGCGCCCGGCTGCGTGCAGATGCCGCGGCTGCCGTTCGTGATCGCTGCGAACGGGACGCGCAGCATGCGGCTGGCCGCGCGCTTCGGCCGGGGCTGGGTCACCACCGGCCCGGCCGCGGAGGACGACCTCGAAGCCTGGTGGCGCGGGGTGGCCGAGCTGACCAAGCGGTTCGCGGACACGATGGCCGACGAGGGCCGCGATCCGCAGCGGGTGCAGCGGTACCTGTCCGCGGACGCGGCGCCCGCCTACTCGATGCGCAGCCTCGAGTACTTCCGCGAGGTGGTGGGACGGGCCGAGGAGCTCGGCTTCACCGACGTGATCACGCACTGGCCGCGCACGGACGAGCCGTACGCGGGAACTGAGTCGACCGTGGAGGACATCGCGGCAGAAGTGCTGCCGGAACTGTGAGTTTCCGGCGGTACCGCCGCATTCGTCCGGATTCTTCGGAACAAGGCCGCCCGGCGCGCGAATCGGTCCTGATCCCGATTCGCCGTACGGGCGGGTCCACGCGGTCTCCGGGACGAATCGCGGATCACCGCGGCTTCCGACCGGTCAAGCAGCGGAACCGGCATCGCCCAGCAGGGTGGCGCCGACGGCCAGGAATTCCGCGGCCGCATCGGGCGCGACCAGCCGGTGCAGCACGTTCGAGCTGAAGCTGACGCTGTCGCCGGGCGACAACGTCACCGCGTCCTGCTCGAACTCGATGCGCAGCTGCCCGCTGAGCACGTACAACCAGTCGTGCCCCTCGTGCTGCACCGGCCGCACCCCGGAACTCGTCGGCGACAACCGGTAGCGGGCCGCGTACATCCCGGGGATCACCGAGCGCGGCGTGAGGACCTGCACCGCGATGTCGCCGTACTCGACGGTCGGCACCTCCTCGGCGCGCAGCACGACCGCGGCCGGGCCGGGGGCCTCGTCGGTGAACAACTCCGCCAGCGCGACCTGCAGCGCGTCCGCCAGCCTGGTCAGCTCCGCCAGCGACGGGGCGACATCGCCCTGCTCCACTCCCGCGAGGTGTTCCTCGCTGAGTTCGGCCCGGCCTGCGAGATCCCGTTGCGGCAGCTCGCGGGTGGTGCGCAGGCGGCGTATCCGGTCGCCGAGCCCGGTCAGCACACGGCTGTGCGCCGCACCGCGCGATCCGTGCACCTCGTCCGAGTGATCCGACACGCTCACCACCATAAGCGCGCGGCAGGTGCCACGCGCTGCGCTCGTCGCGGTGTGCCCGCTCGCCCGCACGGGTAGACCGGCGCCCGAGGAGGTGCCAAAGATGTCCGAGCAAGCCACGGCTCGCGCGATCATCCGCGAAGCGGGCACGAGCTACGCCGCGCAAGCAGGTTTCACGCTCACCGACAAGCCCTCGCAGCTGTACCGGCTGCTGGTGCTGTCGGTGCTGCTGTCCACCCGCATCAAGGCCGAGATCGCGGTCTCCGCCGCCCGTGAACTCGGCGCGTTCCCCACCGCCCGCCGGATGCGCGAGGCCACCTGGCAGCAGCGCGTCGACGCGCTCGGCCGCGGCAGCTACGTCCGCTACGACGAGAGCACCGCTACCGCGCTCGGCAACGGTGCCGATCTGCTGCTCGACAAGTACGGCGGCGACCTGCGCAAGCTCCGCAAGGAAGCGGGCGGGGACGTGCGCCGGATCAAGGAACTGCTGCGCGAGGTGCCCAACCTCGGCCCGGTCGGCATCGACATCTTCTGCCGCGAAGCGCAGGCGGTGTGGCCGGAACTGCGGCCGTACTTCGACAAGAAGGCACTCTCCGGCGCGGAGAAGGCGGGGCTGCCGAAGGACGCGGGCCGCCTCGCCGAGCTGGTGGACGCCGCGGACTACGCCCGCTTCTCCGCCGCGCTCGTCCGGATCACGCTGGAAAAGGGACTGCTGGAGGAGATCAAGGCCCCGGCCTGAGCCGGCCGCCGTGCTCGGTGACCCGGTCACCGAGCACGTTCACGCCACCGGCTCCAGCACTTCGCGCCCACCGAGGAACGGCCGCAGCGCCTCGGGGACCAGCACCGAACCGTCCGCCTGCTGGTGGTTCTCCAAGATCGCCACGATCCACCGCGTGGTGGCCAGCGTGCCGTTCAACGTCGAAGCGAACTGGTTCGGCCCCTCCGCCTCGCGGTAGCGGGTGTTGAGCCGCCGCGCCTGGAAGGTGGTGCAGTTCGAGGTGGAGGTCAGCTCGCGGTAGGCGCCCTGCGAGGGCACCCAGGCCTCGCAGTCGAACTTCCGCGCCGCGCTCGCACCGAGATCACCGGCGGCGATGTCCACCACGCGGTACGGCAGCTCGAGCTTGGTGAGCATCTCCTCCTCCCAGGCCAGCAGCCGCTCGTGCTCGGCCCGGGATTCCTGCTCGCGGCAGTAGACGAACATCTCCAGCTTGTTGAACTGGTGCACGCGGATGATGCCGCGGGTGTCCTTGCCGTACGAACCGGCTTCCCTGCGGAAGCAGGTCGACCAGCCCGCGTAGCGCAGCGGGCCGCCGGACAGCTCCAGGATCTCGCCGGCGTGGTAGCCGGCCAGCGGGACCTCCGAGGTGCCGACGAGGTAGGCGTCGTCCTCCTCCAGCCGGTACACCTCGGTCGAGTGCTCGCCGAGGAAACCGGTGCCGTCCATGATCTCCGGACGCACCAGCACCGGCGGCACGACCAGCGTGAACCCGGCCGCGGTGGCCTGCGCGGCGGCCATGTTCAGCAGCGCCAGTTCCAGTTGCGCGCCGACGCCGGTGAGGAAGTAGAACCGGGCGCCGGAGACCTTCGCGCCGCGTTCCATGTCGAACGCGCGCAGCCCCTCGCCCAGCTCCAGGTGGTCCTTGACGTCGAAGTCGAATTCGCGCGGGGTGCCGACGTGCTTGAGCACCGCGAAGTCGTCCTCACCGCCGTGCGGGGTCTGCGGCTCGACGACGTTGGAGACCTTCTTCTGCGCGGCCAGCAGCTCGTCGTCGGCCGCGCCCTGTTCCGCTTCGGCTTCCTTGACCTGCGCGGCCAGGTCCTTGGCCCGGGACAGCAGCTGCTCGCGCTCGTCGCCCTGGGCCTTGCCGACCTGCTTGCCGAGCTGCTTCTGCTCGGCCCGCAACGTGTCCGCGCGGGAGACCGCCGACCTGCGCCGCTCGTCGGCGGAGAGCAGAGCGTCCACCAGTGCCGCGTCCTCACCGCGGGCGCGCTGCGAAGCGCGCACGGCCTCCGGGTTTTCGCGAAGCGTCTTCAGGTCGATCACAGCAGGTCAGCCTAGCGGGCCGCACCGGCCAGGGACCGCACGGGTGGCGGCCGGGCGCCGCGCAGCCGCGGGCGCGGTCACGTCGGCTCCGGACTCGCCCTGGACTCGGTCTCGAGCGCCGCCAAGATCCAGTGGTGCACCCGGACGTCGCGGTACACGACCTCTTCCCGAGCCGGGCGGGACACGCCACGGCGAACGCTGCCGGAAGTCGATCCGGGGGCGTGGTCCCCGGTGAAGTCGACCCGCGAGGCGGGAACCGCCCGGAAGGTCAGCTCCGCGGCCGCCACGGTGGCGGTCCACGACACTTCCGCGTCGTGCTCGGTCACTCGTCGCTGCGACGACGGCGCGGTCGCGGCTCCCGGCGAGGGTCCTCGCCGGACCGACCCCCTTTGGGGATCCTCGCGCGCCCCGAACGGCCGCGAGGCTCGCGGGCATCGCCCTCGTCGGTGCGGCGCCGCGACCTGCCTGCTGCTTCGGTGCCGTCGGATTTGCGTTCGGTGCTGCCTTCGGATCTGCGTTCCGCGCTGCGTTCGGAGCCGCGACCGGCGGCGCTGCCGGCGGCTCTCCCAACGCCCCGGCCGGCTTCCCCGGCGATGCGGCGAACGCCTCCCGCAGCCCGGCCGACCCGCTCGCCCAGCTCCTCGGCCGTCCGTCCGGCACTCGCACCGACGCCTTCCGCTGCGCGGCCCGCGCCCGAGCCTGCCTCTTCCGCCGCGCGACCGGCTCCGGCCCCGACGTCATCGACCGCTCGTCCCGCCCCCGTGCCGACCTCTTCGGCTGCGCGGCCCGCCCCCATGCCGACCTCTTCCACAGCCTGACCCGCTCCCGTGCCGACCTCTTCCACAGCCTGACCCGCTCCCGTGCCGACCTCTTCCACAGCCTGACCCGCTCCCGTGCCGACCTCTTCCACAGCCTGACCCGCTCCCGTGCCGACCTCTTCCACAGCCTCACCGGCACCGGATCCGACATCGCGCAAGGCGGCTCCGGCTCCCCGCGTGATCTGCTCCAGGATCTCCGGATTCCGGTCGATCGTCTGCAACACGCGCTCGATGATCGCGGCGACGTTGCCGAGCCGGACCTTCAGCAGCGCCTCCGCCTCCACGCCCTTGATGTCCAGGCCGACCCGCCCCAGCGTCACATCCGCCCCGACGTTCAGCCGCAGCAGATCGAGGACCTCCGCCGACAGCGAGACCTTCGCGTGCAGGTCCTCGACTTCCAAGTTGATCTCATCGACCTTCAGCACCGGCACGTCGAGCAGCACATCCGGCTCCTGATCACCGGCGCGCTGCTCGTCCGCCGCGCCGGACTCGGGCCGGATTTCGTCCTGCCGCTGCTCGTCCGGGCCGGTGCCGTCGTCTTGCGGCGCTTGGCTGTAGGGCATCGGTCCCACCCCGCTGGCTCGTCGGGGCGTGCCCTCCCCCTTGGCGGAACGCCCCACCAGCCCACGAAAACACAGTTCAGCGCGGCATGTCGCGCCGGACAGGGGACACCGCGGAGATCAGGAACCCGGGATGCGGTGCGGAACGAACGCGGCCCCGTCGTCCGTGATCAGCCCCGCGGTCTCCCGGATGCCCAGGCCCGCCGCGGAGTCGCCGACCACCCAAGCGCCCAGCGCCGGGCGCATCCCGTCGAACTCCGGCAGCGGATCGAACGCCTGGTAGACGAAGCCTTCCTCGCCGTAGACCCCGCCGGTGTCCAGCTCCCAGCCCGGCGCGACCACGCTGATGTTGTTGCCCTCGCGGCCGAGCCGCGGTTTGCGCACGTACTCGGTCAGCAGGCCCGGCTGGTCCAGGAAGGTCGGCAGCAGGTTCGGATGGCCCGGGTACATCTCCCACAGCACCGCGAGCAGC from Saccharopolyspora sp. SCSIO 74807 encodes:
- a CDS encoding glycosyltransferase 87 family protein; this translates as MTRVRDGRYLLVTAIVLEVLAIWFVHWIDTRGYMDTEIYRLGARAWLNGYEIYSGDLTPESPDSSTLPFIYPPFAAIVFSPLMALSEDGAVVAVAILSHLSILVTAYSLARSSPYSAPRAGLVAVGTAVLLPFITLIEPARDTINYGQINLVLMALVAADCLLPRTRWPRGLLVGIAAAVKLTPLGFLLLFLLRKDFRALSISACTFAATVLVGLLAAPNDSADWWLSEMWSTGEDMGAVYAGNLTLRSLLAKQDITGGALDGLWIGGSVLLLVLAVLGMRYALTTRNTPLALMINAILVLLISPISWSHHWVWAAPTLALLFAMALRHRWYGVQLSVLFATLVVLIGPQWYLPYTDDKELNWTFSQQVVGNAYTLFGIGFLIAATVAFFLHRDRAATPARPEPAAVAGPGS
- a CDS encoding HAD family hydrolase — translated: MNKPDLVASDLDGTLLDPSVRVSERTARTVRAVAADTPFVLVTGRPPRWVPQIVDGLGVAGVAVCSNGAVIYDAEADRVLHSTDIPPERLRDAARELRDALPGCTFAVERSTERARDRVDDQFLAEAGFHRVWPNRDIRVTGADELFDRPAAKLMVLHEQHRGADMAPAVHDVLGSRLCLTCSIGGGPVELSSPGVDKASGLAFVAGELDVEQDAVIGFGDMPNDIPMLDWVGHGVAMRNAHPGVLEVADEITTCNSQDGVAQVLERWWTN
- a CDS encoding LLM class flavin-dependent oxidoreductase, whose protein sequence is MRVGIVILPEHRWWAAEPLWRMAEEYGFAHAWTYDHLGWRSLVDKPWFDAVPTLTAAATVTSNIRLGTLVASPNFRHPVHFAREVLALDDVSDGRITLGIGAGGPGFDTTVLGGAQPDAGTRVDRFAEFVELLDKILTQDCTTWYGEHYTAVEARRAPGCVQMPRLPFVIAANGTRSMRLAARFGRGWVTTGPAAEDDLEAWWRGVAELTKRFADTMADEGRDPQRVQRYLSADAAPAYSMRSLEYFREVVGRAEELGFTDVITHWPRTDEPYAGTESTVEDIAAEVLPEL
- a CDS encoding cupin domain-containing protein encodes the protein MSDHSDEVHGSRGAAHSRVLTGLGDRIRRLRTTRELPQRDLAGRAELSEEHLAGVEQGDVAPSLAELTRLADALQVALAELFTDEAPGPAAVVLRAEEVPTVEYGDIAVQVLTPRSVIPGMYAARYRLSPTSSGVRPVQHEGHDWLYVLSGQLRIEFEQDAVTLSPGDSVSFSSNVLHRLVAPDAAAEFLAVGATLLGDAGSAA
- a CDS encoding endonuclease, with product MSEQATARAIIREAGTSYAAQAGFTLTDKPSQLYRLLVLSVLLSTRIKAEIAVSAARELGAFPTARRMREATWQQRVDALGRGSYVRYDESTATALGNGADLLLDKYGGDLRKLRKEAGGDVRRIKELLREVPNLGPVGIDIFCREAQAVWPELRPYFDKKALSGAEKAGLPKDAGRLAELVDAADYARFSAALVRITLEKGLLEEIKAPA
- the serS gene encoding serine--tRNA ligase, with protein sequence MIDLKTLRENPEAVRASQRARGEDAALVDALLSADERRRSAVSRADTLRAEQKQLGKQVGKAQGDEREQLLSRAKDLAAQVKEAEAEQGAADDELLAAQKKVSNVVEPQTPHGGEDDFAVLKHVGTPREFDFDVKDHLELGEGLRAFDMERGAKVSGARFYFLTGVGAQLELALLNMAAAQATAAGFTLVVPPVLVRPEIMDGTGFLGEHSTEVYRLEEDDAYLVGTSEVPLAGYHAGEILELSGGPLRYAGWSTCFRREAGSYGKDTRGIIRVHQFNKLEMFVYCREQESRAEHERLLAWEEEMLTKLELPYRVVDIAAGDLGASAARKFDCEAWVPSQGAYRELTSTSNCTTFQARRLNTRYREAEGPNQFASTLNGTLATTRWIVAILENHQQADGSVLVPEALRPFLGGREVLEPVA